One window of the Nocardia terpenica genome contains the following:
- a CDS encoding FHA domain-containing protein encodes MSSSGAQKITVRHEGTDRVFDSSQHVTLGRAPEVTLFVDSPLVSRVHATLAWHGGAWVLSDNGSTNGVFVDAQRLTRPVSINRPVLVRLGDAVSGPLLHLVPAAGVRPVAPPPPSRSNPSYSPGPQGRPPTPPPGRPPAPPQHSGPPQRPRPNHQPPQPVATTIEMTTKADTSALPPVRARARTAPVARADRIPAAGLAIGRTGDNQIVVNDPLASRRHARLISDGTGLAIEDLGSANGTFVNGRREQRSVLRERDIVTIGNIDFVVHEGTLVHRKKPVAEQGLHVHGIGFAVEGNKQLLVDVNMQAGRGTLTALIGPSGAGKSTLSKLVAGTTHPSAGVVTFEGRNLHAEYEAMRSRIGMVPQDDVLHRQLTVRQALGFAAELRLPPDSSKQDRQRVIDGVLKELSLTEHADTRVDRLSGGQRKRASVALELLTGPALLLLDEPTSGLDPALDRQVMTMLRELADAGRTVIVVTHSVACLDMCDQVLLLAPGGKTAFCGHPAAVGDFLGTNDWAEIFARVAADPDRAFANYRSRQASVPPPPPVAPRGVAGQPPKSDGRKQFSTLSRRQVRLILADRGYLAFLVVLPFVLGVLSLVVPGKNGFAPGPLVPMPDGTLVSSGGGETQQLLVVLILGACFMGSTLTVRDLVGERPIFHRERAVGLLPSAYLLAKITVFGAAALLQSAVLVGIVLAGKNPPGKGTLIPSGSAELYIDLAFTAVTCVVIGLLLSTVAKSNEQVMPLLVVVIMCQLVMAGGMIPVTNRVVLEQLSYLFPSRWGFAAGSSTVDLRALFVNAQPDALWQHKSGFWLLDIGMLLVLTAALAGLTWSRLRLKKSAA; translated from the coding sequence ATGTCATCATCGGGGGCGCAGAAGATCACCGTGCGTCATGAGGGAACCGACCGGGTCTTCGATTCGAGTCAGCACGTCACCCTGGGCCGCGCGCCCGAGGTGACGCTGTTCGTCGACAGCCCACTGGTGTCCCGGGTGCACGCGACGCTCGCCTGGCACGGCGGTGCCTGGGTACTGAGCGACAACGGAAGTACCAACGGCGTGTTCGTGGACGCGCAGCGACTGACCCGGCCGGTCTCGATCAACCGGCCCGTGCTGGTGCGGCTGGGGGATGCCGTCAGCGGGCCGCTGCTGCATCTGGTTCCGGCCGCGGGGGTGCGCCCGGTCGCGCCGCCCCCGCCGAGCCGGTCGAATCCGTCGTATTCGCCGGGGCCGCAGGGCCGTCCGCCGACGCCGCCGCCCGGCCGCCCGCCCGCCCCGCCGCAGCACTCCGGCCCGCCGCAGCGGCCGCGGCCGAATCACCAACCGCCGCAACCGGTCGCGACCACTATCGAGATGACCACCAAGGCCGACACCTCGGCGCTGCCGCCGGTACGGGCCCGCGCCCGGACCGCACCGGTCGCGCGCGCCGACCGGATCCCGGCCGCGGGCCTGGCCATCGGCCGCACCGGCGACAACCAGATCGTCGTCAACGATCCGCTGGCCTCGCGCCGGCACGCCCGGCTGATCTCCGACGGCACGGGCCTGGCCATCGAGGATCTCGGCTCGGCCAACGGCACCTTCGTCAACGGCCGCCGCGAACAGCGCTCGGTGCTGCGCGAGCGCGACATCGTCACCATCGGCAATATCGACTTCGTCGTGCACGAGGGCACGCTCGTGCACCGCAAGAAGCCGGTCGCCGAGCAGGGCCTGCACGTGCACGGCATCGGGTTCGCGGTCGAGGGCAACAAGCAGCTGCTGGTCGATGTGAACATGCAGGCCGGGCGGGGCACGCTCACCGCGCTCATCGGCCCGTCCGGCGCGGGCAAGTCGACGCTGTCGAAACTCGTTGCGGGAACGACCCATCCGTCCGCGGGCGTGGTCACCTTCGAGGGCCGCAACCTGCACGCCGAATACGAGGCCATGCGCAGCCGGATCGGCATGGTGCCGCAGGACGACGTGCTGCACCGCCAGCTCACCGTGCGCCAGGCCCTCGGTTTCGCGGCCGAGCTGCGGCTGCCCCCGGACTCCAGCAAACAGGACCGGCAGCGGGTGATCGACGGTGTGCTGAAGGAACTTTCGCTCACCGAACACGCCGACACCCGGGTCGACCGGCTGTCCGGCGGTCAGCGCAAACGGGCGTCGGTGGCGCTGGAGCTGCTCACCGGTCCGGCCCTGCTGCTGCTCGACGAGCCCACCTCCGGCCTGGACCCGGCGCTGGACCGGCAGGTCATGACCATGCTGCGGGAGCTGGCCGACGCGGGCCGCACGGTCATCGTCGTCACCCACTCGGTGGCGTGCCTGGACATGTGCGATCAGGTGCTGCTGCTGGCGCCCGGCGGCAAGACCGCGTTCTGCGGGCATCCCGCCGCGGTCGGGGACTTCCTCGGCACCAACGACTGGGCCGAGATCTTCGCGCGGGTGGCCGCCGATCCCGACCGGGCCTTCGCCAACTATCGGTCCCGGCAGGCCAGCGTGCCGCCGCCCCCGCCGGTCGCCCCCCGCGGCGTCGCCGGGCAGCCGCCGAAATCCGATGGCCGCAAACAGTTCTCGACGCTGTCGCGGCGGCAGGTCCGGCTCATCCTGGCCGACCGCGGGTATCTGGCGTTCCTGGTGGTGCTGCCGTTCGTGCTGGGCGTGCTGTCGCTGGTGGTGCCGGGCAAGAACGGATTCGCGCCCGGCCCGCTGGTCCCGATGCCCGACGGCACGTTGGTGTCGAGCGGTGGCGGCGAGACCCAGCAGCTGCTGGTGGTGCTCATTCTCGGCGCGTGCTTCATGGGATCCACGCTGACCGTGCGCGATCTGGTCGGGGAGCGGCCCATCTTCCATCGCGAGCGGGCGGTGGGGCTGCTGCCGTCGGCGTATCTGCTCGCCAAGATCACGGTGTTCGGCGCGGCCGCGCTGCTGCAGTCGGCGGTGCTGGTGGGCATCGTGCTGGCCGGGAAGAATCCGCCGGGCAAGGGCACGCTGATTCCGTCGGGCAGCGCCGAGCTGTACATCGACCTGGCGTTCACCGCGGTGACCTGCGTGGTGATCGGGCTGCTGCTGTCGACCGTCGCCAAGTCCAACGAGCAGGTGATGCCGCTGCTGGTCGTCGTGATCATGTGCCAGCTGGTGATGGCGGGCGGCATGATCCCGGTGACCAACCGGGTGGTGCTCGAGCAGCTGTCCTATCTGTTCCCGTCGCGCTGGGGGTTCGCCGCCGGATCGTCCACGGTGGACCTGCGGGCGCTGTTCGTCAACGCCCAGCCCGATGCGCTCTGGCAGCACAAGTCGGGATTCTGGTTGCTGGACATCGGAATGCTGCTGGTGCTGACCGCCGCGCTGGCCGGGCTCACCTGGTCGCGCCTGCGCCTGAAGAAGTCCGCCGCATGA
- a CDS encoding metallopeptidase, which yields MLKRQVIAALGALLLAATLLSGCSMTVDGRAVSIYDDPFQVAGLPTTSGPSGPRPGVPDTTLTAVGGDNGEIDTLALDALDDIQTYWRSVYSKEFDGEFAPVTKFYSWSAKAPRVQESQFCKETTYHLVNAAYCRLDNSVGWDRAVLLPMMRDSFGKMAVVMVLAHEYGHAIQTMSHIVGAKDPVLVKEQQADCFAGVFMRHVAEGGSRHFTINTSDGLNSVLAATVAIRDANPGDPEAVHGSAFERVTAVQIGFTDGPKGCKAINMKDINRRRRNLPQSFGTDGTHGELPITKDNLVELGKAMAAVMPMPYEPTYDYHGAKLHCRDGSDTVPVSYCPSTNTIGTDVPALAERGAANTDDQDGFPTHIGGDYNAYVVFVSRYTLAVQRTAHQALTGAKTGLRAACLSGVITAKLADPHRPPGGDIQLSLGDLDKAVSGLLTDGLAASDVEGNTVRSGFSRVDAFRAGVLGSQQTCESRYS from the coding sequence GTGCTGAAACGCCAGGTGATTGCGGCACTTGGCGCGCTGTTGCTGGCGGCCACCCTGCTGAGCGGCTGCTCGATGACGGTCGACGGCCGGGCGGTCTCGATCTACGACGACCCGTTCCAGGTGGCCGGGCTGCCCACCACCAGCGGCCCCAGCGGGCCGCGCCCCGGCGTCCCCGACACCACGCTCACCGCGGTCGGCGGCGACAACGGCGAGATCGACACGCTGGCCCTCGACGCCCTCGACGACATCCAAACCTATTGGCGCAGCGTATACAGCAAGGAATTCGACGGTGAGTTCGCCCCGGTCACCAAGTTCTACTCGTGGAGCGCGAAGGCGCCGCGGGTGCAGGAATCCCAGTTCTGCAAGGAGACCACCTATCACCTGGTGAACGCCGCGTACTGCCGCCTGGACAACTCGGTCGGGTGGGACCGCGCGGTGCTGCTGCCGATGATGCGGGACAGCTTCGGCAAGATGGCGGTGGTCATGGTGCTGGCGCACGAGTACGGGCACGCCATCCAGACCATGTCTCACATCGTCGGCGCGAAGGATCCGGTGCTGGTGAAGGAGCAGCAGGCCGACTGCTTCGCGGGGGTGTTCATGCGGCACGTCGCCGAGGGCGGGTCGAGGCACTTCACGATCAATACCTCCGACGGGCTCAACAGCGTGCTGGCCGCGACGGTGGCGATCCGCGACGCCAATCCGGGAGATCCGGAGGCCGTGCACGGTTCGGCGTTCGAGCGGGTCACGGCCGTGCAGATCGGTTTCACCGACGGGCCCAAGGGCTGCAAGGCCATCAATATGAAGGACATCAACCGCCGCCGCAGGAATCTGCCGCAGTCCTTCGGCACCGACGGCACCCACGGCGAGCTGCCGATCACCAAGGACAATCTGGTCGAGCTGGGCAAGGCGATGGCGGCCGTGATGCCGATGCCCTACGAGCCGACCTACGACTACCACGGCGCGAAGCTGCACTGCCGCGACGGCTCCGACACCGTTCCGGTCTCGTACTGCCCGTCCACCAACACCATCGGTACCGACGTTCCCGCCCTGGCCGAGCGCGGCGCGGCGAATACCGATGACCAGGACGGATTTCCGACACATATCGGCGGCGACTACAACGCCTACGTCGTGTTCGTCTCCCGCTACACCCTCGCGGTGCAACGCACCGCGCACCAGGCCCTGACGGGCGCGAAAACCGGCTTACGCGCGGCATGCTTATCGGGGGTGATCACCGCGAAGCTCGCCGATCCACACCGGCCGCCCGGCGGCGATATCCAGTTGTCCCTGGGCGATCTGGACAAGGCGGTGTCGGGCCTGCTGACCGACGGCCTGGCCGCCAGCGACGTCGAAGGCAATACCGTCCGCAGCGGATTCTCCCGCGTCGACGCCTTCCGCGCCGGGGTGCTCGGCAGTCAGCAGACCTGCGAGTCGCGCTACTCCTGA
- the glmM gene encoding phosphoglucosamine mutase yields the protein MGRLFGTDGVRGLANDSLSPELALRVSAAAAQVLSRGERRAVAVVGRDPRASGEMLEAAVTAGLTSAGVDVLSVGVLPTPAVAYLTAAYDACLGVMISASHNPMPDNGIKIFAAGGHKLDDAVEDRIEDLVRERAFTRPTGAAIGRVLSFSGADGHVDDHYSLAGTHERYVEHLVEATGRDLSGLTVVVDCAHGAASDVGPAAYREAGARVVAINAEPNGLNINDRCGSTHLEQIQHAVRAHGADLGLAHDGDADRCLAVDATGAVVDGDAIMAVLALAMHESGELARNTLVATVMSNLGLHIAMREAGITMLTTAVGDRYVLEELRRGGYSLGGEQSGHVVFPRYGTTGDGVLTGLKLMARMTETGRALADLAAVVRTVPQVLVNVPVTDKSAVAAAPEIRDAVAEAERVLGETGRVLLRPSGTEQLVRVMVEATDLDRARQLADDLAKRVAAV from the coding sequence TTGGGACGTTTGTTCGGTACCGACGGAGTCCGGGGGCTGGCCAACGATTCGCTGAGTCCGGAACTGGCACTACGGGTTTCGGCCGCGGCGGCGCAGGTGCTGAGCCGCGGTGAGCGGCGCGCGGTGGCGGTGGTGGGCCGCGATCCGCGAGCCAGCGGCGAGATGCTGGAGGCCGCGGTCACCGCGGGCCTGACCTCGGCCGGGGTGGACGTGCTGTCGGTAGGGGTCCTGCCGACCCCGGCCGTCGCGTATCTGACCGCCGCCTACGACGCCTGCCTGGGCGTCATGATCTCCGCATCGCACAATCCGATGCCCGACAACGGGATCAAGATCTTCGCCGCGGGCGGGCACAAGCTCGACGACGCCGTCGAGGATCGCATCGAGGACCTGGTGCGCGAGCGCGCCTTCACGCGTCCGACCGGCGCGGCGATCGGCCGGGTGCTGAGCTTTTCCGGGGCCGACGGCCACGTGGACGACCACTACAGCCTGGCCGGGACGCACGAGCGGTACGTCGAGCATCTGGTGGAGGCGACCGGCCGCGACCTGAGCGGCCTGACCGTCGTCGTCGACTGCGCCCACGGCGCGGCCTCCGACGTCGGCCCGGCGGCCTACCGGGAGGCGGGCGCCCGGGTCGTCGCGATCAATGCCGAGCCGAATGGGCTCAACATCAACGACCGGTGCGGCTCCACGCATCTGGAGCAGATCCAGCACGCGGTGCGCGCGCACGGCGCCGACCTGGGCCTGGCGCACGACGGCGACGCCGATCGCTGCCTGGCCGTGGACGCCACCGGCGCGGTCGTGGACGGCGACGCCATCATGGCGGTCCTCGCGCTGGCCATGCACGAGTCCGGTGAGCTCGCGCGAAATACGCTGGTGGCCACCGTCATGAGCAATCTGGGTCTGCACATCGCGATGCGCGAGGCCGGGATCACCATGCTCACCACCGCCGTCGGCGACCGGTACGTGCTCGAGGAGCTGCGGCGCGGCGGCTACAGCCTGGGCGGCGAGCAGTCCGGGCACGTGGTCTTCCCGCGGTACGGCACCACCGGCGACGGCGTCCTCACCGGTCTCAAGCTGATGGCCCGGATGACCGAGACCGGCCGCGCCCTGGCCGATCTCGCCGCCGTGGTGCGGACCGTGCCGCAGGTGCTGGTGAACGTGCCGGTCACCGACAAGTCCGCGGTGGCCGCGGCGCCGGAGATCCGCGACGCCGTCGCCGAGGCCGAGCGGGTGCTCGGCGAGACCGGGCGAGTTCTGCTGCGCCCCAGCGGCACCGAGCAGTTGGTCCGGGTCATGGTCGAGGCCACCGATCTCGATCGCGCCCGTCAGCTCGCCGACGACCTCGCCAAGCGGGTCGCCGCGGTCTGA
- the rplM gene encoding 50S ribosomal protein L13 → MPTYSPKAGDVTRKWYVIDATDVVLGRLAVQAANLLRGKNKPTYAPNVDGGDFVIIINADKIAVSGNKRQDKHLYTHSGFPGGLKSRSVGQLLDTRPDRLVERAIKGMIPKNKLGRQIAGKLKVYAGPTHPHVAQQPVPFEIKQVAQ, encoded by the coding sequence GTGCCTACGTACAGCCCGAAGGCGGGTGACGTGACCCGTAAGTGGTACGTCATCGACGCCACTGACGTAGTGCTCGGCCGCCTTGCCGTGCAGGCAGCGAATCTGCTGCGCGGCAAGAACAAGCCGACCTACGCCCCGAACGTCGATGGTGGCGATTTCGTCATCATCATCAATGCCGACAAGATTGCCGTCTCCGGCAACAAGCGGCAGGACAAGCACCTCTACACCCACTCCGGGTTCCCGGGCGGCCTGAAGTCCCGGTCTGTCGGGCAGCTGCTCGATACCCGTCCGGATCGCCTCGTGGAGCGTGCCATCAAGGGCATGATCCCGAAGAACAAGCTGGGCCGCCAGATCGCCGGCAAGTTGAAGGTCTACGCGGGCCCGACGCATCCGCACGTGGCTCAGCAGCCCGTTCCGTTCGAGATCAAGCAGGTGGCCCAGTGA
- a CDS encoding type VII secretion-associated protein, giving the protein MALTATAGQQQRIAVLELAPLTTTVSLIGRSGHQTWLESCEHEPTIGSADVQQGHGWPAIAAIVARLIGPRTPTYLLAVGISDPTHLEDLRTALAERCGSPIDVRPLPTPNLLHTQPSPTPPVPPRESPPSLHHAAEPTPPFQHSTEPISPSRHAADSISPFRHTADSASPSRHAADSTSPSRHAADSASPSRRTAESAWSFRHAFGRNPLRSRPKARRDHERPTLRGDGLSTLRDNERPTRRGGERSRGGLGESACAGRAFYRRRALLLFVAGGATVVLVGAGAGLLLWPDHGGTSGAGATSTEAVGSTGEGRTPPPVSSAPDAGRSGGPDAPQPGTTRTTAHTFGRIRAQIPLDWRIATDTTTRVDIMPNDGARQRITLVQQPLTAGSGVADVARDLDAQIGTRPVGSASPLRRDVVFGDRPGLSYEEYPGDETTVRWQILVDSGTEVSIGCQYPSGTWQSIAATCEQVVHDIRINP; this is encoded by the coding sequence ATGGCACTCACCGCGACGGCCGGTCAGCAGCAACGAATCGCCGTCCTCGAACTCGCCCCCCTGACCACGACGGTGAGCCTCATCGGCCGCTCCGGCCACCAAACCTGGCTGGAGAGCTGCGAACACGAGCCGACCATCGGCAGCGCCGACGTACAGCAGGGCCACGGCTGGCCCGCCATCGCAGCAATCGTCGCCCGCCTGATCGGCCCCCGAACACCCACCTACCTACTGGCCGTAGGCATCTCGGACCCAACCCACTTGGAAGACCTACGAACGGCCCTAGCCGAGCGATGCGGATCCCCAATCGATGTCCGCCCGCTACCCACGCCAAACCTCCTGCACACCCAACCCTCCCCCACCCCACCCGTTCCCCCACGAGAGTCCCCACCGTCCCTCCACCACGCCGCCGAACCCACGCCACCCTTCCAACATTCCACGGAACCCATATCTCCCTCCCGCCACGCCGCGGACTCCATATCGCCCTTCCGCCACACCGCGGATTCCGCATCGCCCTCCCGGCATGCCGCGGACTCCACATCGCCCTCCCGGCATGCCGCGGACTCCGCATCGCCCTCCCGGCGTACCGCGGAGTCCGCATGGTCATTCCGGCATGCTTTTGGCCGGAATCCCCTGAGGTCCCGGCCAAAAGCACGCCGGGACCACGAGCGGCCAACGCTCCGGGGCGACGGGCTGTCAACGCTCCGGGATAACGAGCGGCCAACACGCCGGGGCGGCGAGCGGTCGAGGGGTGGGCTGGGGGAAAGTGCTTGTGCCGGACGGGCTTTCTACCGTCGGCGCGCTCTGTTGCTCTTCGTCGCGGGTGGTGCGACGGTGGTGTTGGTGGGTGCGGGTGCCGGTCTGCTGTTGTGGCCCGATCATGGCGGTACCTCGGGGGCGGGTGCTACGTCCACGGAGGCGGTGGGTAGCACTGGGGAAGGTCGTACGCCTCCGCCGGTTTCGTCCGCGCCGGACGCGGGACGGTCGGGTGGTCCCGATGCGCCACAGCCCGGTACCACCCGGACGACGGCCCATACCTTCGGCCGTATCCGGGCCCAGATCCCGCTCGATTGGCGCATCGCGACCGATACCACGACTCGGGTCGATATTATGCCGAATGATGGTGCGCGGCAACGGATTACACTCGTACAGCAGCCTTTGACCGCCGGTTCCGGGGTGGCGGATGTCGCGCGCGACCTCGATGCTCAGATCGGCACTCGGCCCGTCGGCTCGGCGAGCCCGCTGCGCCGGGATGTCGTCTTCGGCGACCGCCCGGGGCTGTCCTACGAGGAGTATCCCGGCGACGAGACCACCGTGCGCTGGCAGATCCTGGTCGACTCGGGGACCGAGGTGAGTATCGGCTGCCAATATCCCTCGGGCACCTGGCAATCCATCGCCGCGACCTGCGAGCAGGTCGTGCACGACATTCGGATCAATCCGTGA
- a CDS encoding FHA domain-containing protein, translated as MRTSRRPIPLMDRQVEVVAGNHVVVRVAGAVVVVAHREPGRVTAESAAVRVAEALAQQITAAAERAPDGPGRLVAREVTGWLMRDAARFGGRVDLGIVSPADSGAVAVFLHGAVTAVLVGERGTEYIRGVDAAFTVDRVIEPPAVALAVFADDDHGRIPPLPERGIGSLAAGVAPATGAIVWFEGERGRNRPRPNSGAHRRPEDLPESPYPAPTDQIPDARRGASAASADPDFERRLEATAKATTVLVKVRGFKCARAHPSDPRSAFCTVCGMPVDQTQPAAEVVRPPLGMLVLDDGATHLLASDVVIGREPENSDAAQRGLIPIKVDDSSGGMSRAHAEIRLVNWDVTVVDRGSTNGTRARRPGYHDWIRLQPNHPVVLAHGSELMLGNRVLRYEPAAPPPFA; from the coding sequence GTGCGCACTTCCCGGAGGCCGATTCCGTTGATGGATCGGCAGGTCGAGGTTGTCGCGGGCAACCATGTCGTGGTGCGGGTGGCGGGGGCGGTCGTCGTGGTGGCGCATCGCGAGCCCGGGCGGGTGACGGCGGAGTCGGCGGCCGTGCGGGTGGCCGAGGCGCTGGCGCAGCAGATCACCGCGGCCGCCGAGCGGGCGCCGGACGGCCCGGGGCGACTGGTGGCCCGGGAGGTCACGGGCTGGCTGATGCGCGATGCCGCCCGATTCGGCGGGCGGGTCGACCTGGGTATCGTGTCCCCGGCGGATTCCGGTGCCGTGGCGGTCTTTCTGCACGGGGCGGTGACGGCGGTGCTGGTCGGCGAGCGCGGCACCGAATACATCCGCGGTGTGGACGCCGCGTTCACCGTCGACCGGGTGATCGAGCCCCCGGCCGTCGCGCTCGCCGTCTTCGCCGACGACGACCACGGCCGCATTCCCCCGCTCCCCGAACGCGGCATCGGCTCGCTGGCGGCGGGCGTCGCCCCGGCAACCGGCGCCATCGTCTGGTTCGAGGGCGAACGCGGCCGAAATCGCCCGCGCCCCAACTCCGGAGCCCACCGCCGCCCCGAGGACCTCCCCGAATCCCCGTATCCCGCGCCGACCGACCAGATTCCGGACGCGCGCCGTGGCGCGTCGGCGGCGAGTGCCGATCCGGATTTCGAGCGGCGGTTGGAGGCGACGGCCAAGGCGACCACGGTCCTGGTGAAGGTGCGCGGATTCAAGTGCGCGCGTGCGCATCCCAGCGATCCGCGGTCGGCGTTCTGCACGGTGTGCGGGATGCCGGTCGACCAGACGCAGCCCGCGGCGGAGGTGGTGCGCCCACCGCTGGGGATGCTCGTGCTCGACGACGGCGCGACCCACCTGCTGGCCAGCGACGTGGTGATCGGCCGCGAACCGGAGAATTCCGATGCGGCACAGCGCGGCCTGATCCCCATCAAGGTCGACGACAGCTCCGGCGGCATGTCCCGCGCCCACGCCGAGATCCGCCTGGTGAACTGGGACGTCACCGTCGTCGACCGCGGCTCCACCAACGGCACCCGCGCCCGCCGACCCGGCTACCACGACTGGATTCGCCTGCAGCCCAACCACCCCGTGGTCCTGGCCCACGGCTCGGAACTCATGCTCGGCAACCGCGTCCTCCGCTACGAACCCGCCGCCCCGCCCCCGTTCGCCTGA
- the rpsI gene encoding 30S ribosomal protein S9, whose product MTAPEEFNEDYAVEDATVEVVDEGAGYEVEAEFDAVATAPVVIDRPVQTVGRRKEAVVRVRLVPGTGQFVLNGRTIEDYFPNKVHQQLVKSPLVTVERTESFDVYARLVGGGPSGQAGALRLAIARALIEVTPEDRPALKRAGFLTRDPRATERKKYGLKKARKAPQYSKR is encoded by the coding sequence GTGACCGCTCCCGAGGAATTCAACGAGGACTACGCCGTCGAGGACGCCACCGTCGAGGTCGTCGACGAGGGTGCGGGCTACGAGGTCGAGGCCGAGTTCGACGCCGTCGCGACCGCCCCGGTCGTGATCGACCGCCCGGTCCAGACCGTCGGCCGCCGCAAGGAGGCCGTGGTGCGCGTCCGGCTGGTGCCGGGCACCGGTCAGTTCGTGCTGAACGGCCGCACCATCGAGGACTACTTCCCGAACAAGGTGCACCAGCAGCTGGTCAAGTCCCCGCTGGTCACCGTCGAGCGCACCGAGTCGTTCGACGTGTACGCCCGCCTGGTCGGCGGCGGCCCGTCCGGTCAGGCCGGCGCCCTGCGCCTGGCGATCGCCCGCGCCCTGATCGAGGTCACCCCGGAGGACCGCCCCGCCCTGAAGCGGGCCGGCTTCCTGACCCGTGACCCGCGTGCGACCGAGCGCAAGAAGTACGGCCTCAAGAAGGCCCGCAAGGCTCCGCAGTACTCGAAGCGCTGA
- a CDS encoding ABC-F family ATP-binding cassette domain-containing protein: MSTTLHARGLSAGHGERTLFSDLDLVLAPGDVIGLVGVNGAGKSTLLRMLADRDAPTGEITLSPPDATIGYLAQEPERVPGESVLAFLSRRTGVAAAQQTMDAAAERLAEGGDDEYSPALERWLTLGGADLDQRAEEVAAELGLIATLPDGLATPMTALSGGQAARAGLASVLLSRFDILLLDEPTNDLDLDGLARLEQFVAGVRVPLMVISHDREFLARTVNRIVELDLAQQQVGVYDGGYESYLAEREIARRHARERYEEYADTRSALEERAVMQRNWMEHGVRTARRKARDPRKVDSDKAGRKMRAESTEKQASKVRQTQRRIERLEVVEEPRKEWELRMSIAAAPRSGSVVATVSGATVTRGEFTLGPVTAQVDWGDRIVLTGANGSGKSTLLALLLGKIAPDTGSAALGSGVAIGEVDQARGLFRGGTALADTFAAEVPDQPESEIRTLLAKFGLRGPHVLRPNDTLSPGERTRAALALLQARGVNLLVLDEPTNHLDLPAIEQLEQAVESFDGTMLLITHDRRMLDNVRATRRWRMDHGHLTED; encoded by the coding sequence GTGAGCACCACACTGCATGCCCGCGGGTTGTCGGCCGGACACGGCGAGCGCACGCTGTTCAGCGACCTCGATCTGGTGCTGGCGCCGGGCGATGTGATCGGCCTGGTCGGGGTGAACGGCGCGGGCAAGTCGACGCTGCTGCGCATGCTCGCCGACCGGGACGCACCGACCGGCGAGATCACGCTGAGCCCGCCCGACGCCACCATCGGGTACCTGGCGCAGGAACCCGAGCGCGTGCCCGGCGAATCGGTGCTGGCGTTCCTGTCCCGCCGCACCGGGGTGGCCGCGGCCCAGCAGACCATGGACGCCGCCGCCGAACGCCTCGCCGAGGGTGGGGACGACGAGTACTCCCCCGCGCTGGAACGCTGGCTGACGCTCGGCGGCGCCGACCTGGACCAGCGCGCCGAGGAGGTGGCCGCGGAGCTGGGCCTGATCGCCACCCTGCCCGACGGCCTGGCCACCCCGATGACCGCGCTGTCCGGCGGACAGGCGGCGCGGGCCGGGCTGGCGTCGGTGCTGCTGTCGCGCTTCGACATTCTGCTGCTCGACGAGCCGACCAATGATCTGGATCTGGACGGATTGGCGCGCCTGGAGCAGTTCGTGGCGGGGGTGCGGGTGCCGCTGATGGTGATCAGCCACGACCGGGAGTTCCTCGCGCGCACCGTGAATCGGATCGTCGAACTGGATCTCGCCCAGCAGCAGGTCGGGGTGTACGACGGCGGGTACGAGTCGTATCTGGCGGAGCGGGAGATCGCGCGCCGCCACGCCCGCGAGCGCTACGAGGAGTACGCCGACACCCGGTCGGCCCTCGAAGAGCGCGCGGTGATGCAGCGGAACTGGATGGAACACGGGGTGCGCACCGCCCGGCGCAAGGCCCGCGATCCGCGAAAGGTGGACTCCGACAAGGCCGGTCGCAAGATGCGCGCCGAATCCACCGAGAAGCAGGCGTCGAAGGTGCGCCAGACGCAGCGGCGCATCGAACGGCTGGAGGTGGTGGAGGAGCCGCGCAAGGAGTGGGAGCTGCGCATGTCGATCGCGGCGGCGCCGCGCAGCGGATCGGTGGTCGCCACGGTGTCCGGCGCCACGGTGACGCGCGGCGAGTTCACCCTGGGACCGGTGACGGCGCAGGTGGATTGGGGCGATCGGATCGTGCTGACCGGCGCCAACGGGTCCGGGAAGTCCACGCTGCTGGCGCTGCTGCTGGGCAAGATCGCGCCCGACACCGGTTCCGCCGCACTGGGTTCCGGGGTGGCGATCGGCGAGGTGGACCAGGCGCGCGGGCTGTTCCGCGGCGGCACGGCCCTGGCCGACACCTTCGCCGCCGAGGTGCCGGACCAGCCCGAGTCCGAAATCCGCACGCTCCTCGCGAAATTCGGCCTGCGCGGCCCGCACGTCCTCCGCCCCAACGACACCCTCTCCCCCGGCGAACGCACCCGAGCCGCCCTCGCCCTACTCCAGGCCCGCGGCGTCAACCTCCTCGTCCTGGACGAGCCCACCAACCACCTGGACCTCCCCGCCATCGAACAACTGGAACAGGCCGTCGAATCCTTCGACGGCACCATGCTCCTGATCACCCACGACCGCCGCATGCTCGACAACGTCCGCGCCACCCGCCGCTGGCGCATGGACCACGGCCACCTCACGGAGGACTGA